In Solanum pennellii chromosome 7, SPENNV200, the following are encoded in one genomic region:
- the LOC107025641 gene encoding uncharacterized protein LOC107025641: protein MKYQKLLQSLAKFMEKFTQLFASISLFSFLFSYYSSYFSSFFIYYSMNFSFSTFPFQLLNHAMDKNYVFLICNGIFLVLLANTYSEEEKKDEDGFLNEFQESELSLCIGTRASCLEASKEEVHAQQREDKMIIQLSKSRDVPIDVENSIMTIVQYSKQDEATLEGEECSRTYEIIEVDNYEENDFLSEEENDDEPLNKLSNEELNKKFEEFITKMKEEIRIEARQQLVLVK, encoded by the coding sequence atgaagtaCCAAAAGTTATTACAAAGTTTGGCCAAATTTATGGAGAAATTCACTCAACTATTTGcttcaatttcattattttcattccTATTTTCCTACTACTCATCTTACTTCTCATCCTTTTTTATCTATTATTCAATGAACTTTTCATTTTCTACATTTCCTTTCCAACTTCTAAACCATGCTATGGAcaaaaattatgtatttctaaTATGCAATGGTATATTCTTGGTCCTCCTCGCTAATACTTATAGCGAGGAGGAGAAGAAAGACGAAGATGGATTCTTGAACGAATTTCAAGAATCCGAATTATCACTATGCATTGGTACTCGAGCCTCGTGTCTAGAAGCATCAAAAGAAGAAGTACATGCACAACAACGCGAAGATAAAATGATCATACAACTCAGTAAGTCTCGTGATGTACCAATAGACGTTGAAAACTCAATTATGACAATTGTGCAATATAGTAAGCAAGATGAGGCAACGTTAGAAGGGGAAGAATGTTCTAGAACCTACGAGATCATAGAGGTAGATAATTatgaagaaaatgattttttaagtgaagaagaaaatgatgatGAGCCATTGAATAAGTTGAGTAATGaggaattgaataaaaaatttgaagaattcatAACAAAAATGAAGGAAGAAATAAGAATTGAAGCTCGTCAACAATTAGTTCTcgttaaataa
- the LOC107025529 gene encoding protein MIZU-KUSSEI 1-like — MPSPKTVASKPRNVVAPDSSSPRLPPTPVLLQQPSHKKGQWKSTKLFRRVKSVFRSFPVINPPCKMPVSNRLHEGHIHGGKQMTGTLFGFRKARVNLSIQENPRGVPLLVLELSIQTGKLLQDMGSGLVRIALECEKNHSEKLKLIDEPIWTMYCNGRKVGYAVKRGPTEDDLKVMQNLHAVSMGAGVLPSESSEGELTYMRAFFERTVGSKDSETYYMMNPNGTSGPELSIFFVRI, encoded by the coding sequence ATGCCATCACCAAAAACAGTTGCTTCTAAACCACGAAATGTGGTTGCTCCAGATAGCTCGTCACCCAGGTTACCTCCTACTCCAGTTCTATTACAACAACCATCTCACAAAAAAGGTCAATGGAAATCAACAAAACTCTTTCGTCGTGTAAAGTCAGTTTTCCGTTCATTCCCTGTAATAAACCCTCCGTGCAAAATGCCAGTTTCTAACCGTCTTCACGAAGGTCATATACATGGAGGAAAACAGATGACAGGTACTCTTTTTGGGTTTCGAAAAGCTAGAGTTAATCTTTCAATTCAAGAGAATCCAAGGGGTGTTCCATTGCTTGTTCTGGAACTGTCAATACAAACAGGTAAACTCCTCCAGGATATGGGATCAGGACTAGTGAGAATTGCTCTCGAGTGTGAAAAGAATCACTCGGAGAAACTCAAACTCATCGATGAACCTATATGGACTATGTATTGCAATGGACGTAAAGTTGGGTATGCAGTAAAAAGAGGACCTACAGAAGATGATCTTAAAGTAATGCAGAATTTGCATGCTGTATCAATGGGAGCTGGTGTTCTACCATCCGAGTCTTCGGAGGGAGAACTCACGTATATGAGAGCTTTCTTTGAACGAACTGTTGGATCAAAGGACTCAGAGACGTACTATATGATGAATCCCAATGGCACCAGTGGTCCTGAGCTCAGCATTTTTTTCGTTAGGATTTGA